In Cygnus olor isolate bCygOlo1 chromosome 34 unlocalized genomic scaffold, bCygOlo1.pri.v2 SUPER_34A, whole genome shotgun sequence, one DNA window encodes the following:
- the LOC121062852 gene encoding olfactory receptor 14A16-like, whose protein sequence is MSNRSSITAFLLLPFTDTRELQLLHFGLFLGIYLAALLGNGLILTAIACDHRLHTPMYFFLLNLALLDLGSISTTLPKAMANSLWDTRAISYSGCAAQVFSFVFLISAEFYLLTVMSYDRYIAICYPLYYGTLIDSRACAKMAAAAWGSGVLTAVLHTANTFSIPLCEGNAVDQFFCEIPQILKLSCSEAYLRVIGVLVVSVCVVFGCFVFIVLSYVHIFRTVLRMPSEQGRHKAFSTCLPHLAIVSLFVSTAMVAGLKPSSISSPSLDLLVSGLYSVVPPAVNPLIYSMRNRELKVALQKLCGYFSAALNCLHHSACDFQCMS, encoded by the coding sequence ATGTCCAACAGAAGCTCCATCACCGcgttcctcctcctgccattcacagacacgcgggagctgcagctcctgcacttcgggctcttcctgggcatctacctggctgccctcctgggcaacggcctcatcctcaccgccatagcctgcgaccaccgcctccacacccccatgtacttcttcctcctcaacctcgccctccttgACCTGGGatccatctccaccactctccccaaagccatggccaattctctctgggacaccagggccatttCCTATTCAGGATGTGCTGCACAGGtcttttcatttgtcttcctGATATCAGCAGAGTTTTATCTTCTCACTGTCATGTCCTATGACCGCTACATTGCCATCTGCTACCCTCTGTACTACGGAACCCTGATTgacagcagagcttgtgccaagatggcagcagctgcctggggcagtggggttctcactgctgtgctgcacactGCCAATACATTTTCAATACCTCTTTGtgaaggcaatgctgtggaccagttcttctgtgaaatcccccagatcctcaagctctcctgctcagaggCCTACCTCAGGGTAATTGGGGTACTTGTGGTTAGTGTCTGTGTagtgtttggttgttttgttttcattgtgctgtCCTATGTGCACATCTTCAGGactgtgctgaggatgccctcagagcagggcaggcacaaagccttttccacgtgcctccctcacctggccaTAGTCTCCCTGTTTGTCAGCACTGCCATGGTCGCTGGCCTGAAACCcagctccatctcctccccatccctggactTGCTGGTGTCGGGTCTGTACTCtgtggtgcctccagcagtgaaccccctcatctacagcatgaggaaccgGGAGCTCAAGGTTGCACTTCAGAAACTATGTGGATATTTTTCAGCAGCCCTAAACTGCCTCCATCATTCTGCATGTGACTTCCAGTGTATGTCTTGA
- the LOC121062851 gene encoding olfactory receptor 14C36-like, translated as MPNISSVSEFLLLAFADTRELQLLHFVLFLGIYLAALLGNGLILTAVACDHHLHTPMFFFLLNLALLDLGSISTTVPKAMANSLWNTRAISYAGCAAQIFLLLIFIPSELSFLTIMAYDRYVAICKPLHYRTLLGSRACAQMAAAAWGSGFLHAVLHTANIFSLPLCHGNAMDQFFCEIPQILKLSCSNSYLREAGMVVISAFLFGGCFVFIALSYVQIFRAVLTIPSQQGRHKAFSTCIPHLAVVSLFISTVMFAHLKPPSISSPSLDLVVAVLYSVVPPAVNPLIYSMRNKELKGAVWKLKPICFS; from the coding sequence ATGCCCAACATCAGCTCTGTGAgcgagttcctcctgctggcattcgcagacacgcgggagctgcagctcctgcacttcgtgctcttcctgggcatctacctggctgccctcctgggcaacggcctcatcctcaccgccgtagcctgcgaccaccacctccacacccccatgtttttcttcctcctcaacctcgccctcctcgacctgggaTCCATCTCCACCActgtccccaaagccatggccaattccctctggaacaccagggccatctcctaTGCGGGATGTGCTGCACAGATATTTCTGCTACTCATTTTCATTCCATCAGAGCTTTCCTTTCTCACCATCATGGCCTACGACCGCTatgttgccatctgcaagcccctgcactacaggaccctcctgggcagcagagcttgtgcccagatggcagcagctgcgtggggcagtggctttctccatgctgtgctgcacacTGCCAATATATTTTCACTACCTCTGTGCCATGGTAATGCCatggaccagttcttctgtgaaatcccccagatcctcaagctctcctgctcaaaCTCCTACCTAAGGGAAGCTGGGATGGTTGTGATTAGTGCTTTTCTATTTggggggtgttttgttttcattgctctgtcctatgtgcagattttcagagctgtgctgacGATCCCCTCCCAGCAGGGACgtcacaaagccttttccacatgCATCCCTCACCTGGCTGTGGTCTCCCTCTTTATCAGCACTGTCATGTTTGCAcacctgaagcccccctccatctcttccccatccctggacctGGTGGTTGCAGTTCTGTACtcggtggtgcctccagcagtgaaccccctcatctacagcatgaggaacaagGAGCTCAAGGGTGCTGTGTGGAAACTGAAGCCCATCTGTTTTTCATAA
- the LOC121062869 gene encoding olfactory receptor 14C36-like, with protein MSNSSSITEFLLLAFTDTRELQLLHFALFLGIYLAALLDNGLILTAVACDHRLHTPMYFFLFNLTLLDLGCISTTLPKAMANSLWDTRAISYAGCAAQIFLFPFLMSAEYFILTIMAYDRYVAICKPLHYGTLLGSRACAQMAAAAWGSGVLNAVLHTANTFSLPLCQGNAVDQFFCEIPSILKLSCSHSYLREIQLLTFSVFLFLGCFVFILFSYVQIFRAVLRMPSEQGRHKVFSTCLPHLAVVFLFLSTGMCAYLKPPSISSPSLDLVMAFLYSVMPPAVNPLIYSMRNQELKNAIRKVMSWMFVRLC; from the coding sequence atgtccaacagcagctccatcaccgAGTTCCTCCTCCTGGCATTCACAgacacgcgggagctgcagctcctgcacttcgcgctcttcctgggcatctacctggctgccctcctggacaacggcctcatcctcacagccgtagcctgcgaccaccgcctccacacccccatgtacttcttcctcttcaacctcaccctcctcgacctgggctgcatctccaccactctccccaaagccatggccaattccctctgggacaccagggccatttCCTATGCAGGATGTGCTGCtcagatctttctttttccctttcttatgtCAGCAGAGTATTTTATTCTCACCATCATGGCCTACGAccgctacgttgccatctgcaagcccctgcactacgggaccctcctgggcagcagagcttgtgcccagatggcagcagctgcctggggcagtggggttcttaatgctgtcctgcacactgccaatacattttccctgcccctctgccagggcaatgctgtggaccagttcttctgtgaaatcccctCCATCCTCAAGCTCTCATGTTCACACTCCTACCTCAGGGAAATTCAGCTTCTCACAtttagtgtttttctctttttggggtgttttgttttcattcttttctcctatgtgcagatcttcagggctgtgctgaggatgccctctgagcagggacGGCACAAAGtcttttccacgtgcctccctcacctggccgtggtctttctgtttctcagcacTGGCATGTGtgcctacctgaagcccccctccatctcctctccatccctggaCCTTGTGATGGCTTTCCTGTACTCGGTGATGCCCccagcagtgaaccccctcatctacagcatgaggaaccaggagctcaaGAATGCCATTAGGAAAGTGATGTCATGGATGTTTGTAAGGTTGTGTTGA